A genomic region of Lytechinus pictus isolate F3 Inbred chromosome 2, Lp3.0, whole genome shotgun sequence contains the following coding sequences:
- the LOC129284222 gene encoding glutathione S-transferase theta-1-like: protein MDKEKVKTDAENLKQSLDKIEKGFLKDKNFLCGKEITIADIMAVCEFAQFTVNGRDILKDNPKLKAYFERVKAKLQPAFDEIHAKIYAWRDSLQK from the exons ATGGATAAGGAAAAGGTGAAGACTGACGCTGAGAACCTCAAGCAGAGTCTGGACAAGATCGAGAAGGGCTTCCTTAAAGATAAAAATTTCCTTTGTGGCAAGGAGATAACTATCGCTGACATCATGGCTGTTTGTGAG TTTGCACAATTCACCGTGAACGGTCGCGACATCTTGAAAGACAATCCCAAACTGAAGGCATACTTTGAGAGAGTGAAGGCCAAACTCCAGCCAGCGTTCGATGAGATCCATGCTAAGATTTATGCATGGAGAGATTCCCTCCAGAAGTAG